TTTAAATCTGATAAATATTTTAATGAAATAAAAGATCTAATAGATAAATTTTGGGGTAAACATTCATTTTTATCTATTCTATTATTTGAACAGCATGATAAAACAAAAAAATATATATCAAAAAATATAAATAATAATATATTTGATGTTATTAAATATTTTTTATCAATGTCTATTTATATAAAAAATGAAAGTAATATAGAAAAAGGAAAAATAAGTGTAGATAAAAACATTATTTCTATTATGGATAATAGTTACATAAAAATAAAAGAAGAAGAAAAACTTAATCATACAGAAAAAATATTAAATAACTTTTTTACATCTATATATAGTGATATAAAAAAAGTATACTATAAAAAAGAAATAAAAGATGATAAGCTTCATTATAATTTATTTATAAAAAAACAAATATATGGAAAAATTATAGATATAGATTTTAAATTAGAGGCAACAGGCACACAAAAATTACTCAGATTATTTCCATTAATATTATCATCTATGAAAAAAAATAATATAGTAGCAATAGATGAATTAGACAGCGGTATACATGATATTTTAACAGCATCAATATTAAAATCATTATTTTGTGATATTAAAGGACAATTTATATTAACAACTCATAATACAACTATTTTAGAATCAGATATAAAAAAAGAATGTATATATATATTTAATATAGACAGCGAAGGAAAAAAAATACTAGTTCCTATAACAGAATATGATAAAGAACATCCAAATATAAACTTTAGAAAAAGATATTTGAAAGGAATATATTATGGTATTCCAATTGTTTCTGATATAGATTTTAAAGATATATTGGAGGAATAACTATATGTACTATAAAGGAAATTATCTTAAAGCTATAGTTATTGTTCATGGTAAATCTGAATTACAAATGTGTGATTTTATAAAAAAGAATTTAAGATTGAAAATTGATATTATATCTAAAAATAAAGGGAAAAATTCTATACAAATATCAAGTGTAATGAAAAGATTAGAGGGGAAAGATATTAATCCTTCAAGTAATTTTATAAATACATATAAGGATGATTTGGAAATTAAAGATAATAAAATAAATAATGATTTCAAAATATTTATAATAATGGATACAGATGACTGTAAAAATGATGAAGAAAAAAATAATTTCATATATAAAAATATGTTCAAAAATCATTGGGCTTATAATTATATAGTTCCAATATATAATAATGATAACTTAGAATGCGTATTAAATAAAGCTAAAATAAAAGTAGAAAAGAAAAAAGACTATATAAAAATATTTCCTACTGACAAAAAATATATAAAAAGTGATACCATTCAAATAGAAGAATTTTACCAAAAACTTTTAAAAGTTAAAAATATTTCAAATATGCATATCTTTATCAAATTTTGTTTAGATAATAAATTAATAATTCATAAATAATATTATTTTCTTTTATTTTCAACTAAAGCCAAAAGCGTTGTATTATAATCTTTAGCAGATATTGCTTTATTTTGATATATGATATTTTTGTATTTATCATTACGGTTAAAATGTTTAGCTCTGAAACCGCCTGTCATTTTTAGTTTATATAAAATATCTCCAACAGTTATATGTTCTGGAGGGCATGCTAATGTGTATGAAGTAGTTGTGCCTTCTACTATTTTTACTATGTAGTTAGCTTGTTCCAAAGAATCTGCTATGTCGTTTAATACAGAAGGTGCAACTTTTAAATCTCTTGCCAAATCATACATAGACATGCATTTTTTATTATTTACAAATCTATAAGCTATTGTATGCATAAACTCTAAAGCTATCATCTCTTTTTCTGCAAAAGATAATTTTATATTTGTTACATCCACTCCATAAGACCTGAAATATTGAAGCGAGTAAGTTAACTCTGCACCAAATAAAATGATTATCCATACAATATAAAGTAAGAGCAAAAGTACTGGTATTTGTGCAAAGGCACTTGCTGATGATAACTCTGCAGGCTCTATGCTCGTTAGAAGAGAGTTTTCACTTGTAATTGTTACTATGTCATCTAATTGAAAATTATATTTTCTCACCTGCTCATATATGTTAGGAGAGAAGTTTGTAAATAACAAATTATTACTAGATATCATTTCTCTTTCATATGTAGCAGCAGATATTC
This is a stretch of genomic DNA from Brachyspira sp. SAP_772. It encodes these proteins:
- a CDS encoding ATP/GTP-binding protein gives rise to the protein MFTYVRLKNYKSLVDFEVDLTSSKNNPKKMIIIYGENGAGKTNFINAFFTLFETLNTKIYKTAIDKFMLENSDDKKNKKELEFFFNKVLKDNFKNLDTIIEKSKTIGSKDNMVLEFGFKLNGKNGVYYIETDNENIVKEKLEYVLDKNKTKYFELSNKEIYINKSLFKSDKYFNEIKDLIDKFWGKHSFLSILLFEQHDKTKKYISKNINNNIFDVIKYFLSMSIYIKNESNIEKGKISVDKNIISIMDNSYIKIKEEEKLNHTEKILNNFFTSIYSDIKKVYYKKEIKDDKLHYNLFIKKQIYGKIIDIDFKLEATGTQKLLRLFPLILSSMKKNNIVAIDELDSGIHDILTASILKSLFCDIKGQFILTTHNTTILESDIKKECIYIFNIDSEGKKILVPITEYDKEHPNINFRKRYLKGIYYGIPIVSDIDFKDILEE